A section of the Roseivirga sp. BDSF3-8 genome encodes:
- a CDS encoding exopolyphosphatase, which produces MGTNTFHLLIVLTQEKGFVVERRERVAVKIGKGGINEGFITKSAWKRAIDALLGFKGIIENSKVDEVFATATSAIRNARNGKDLASEISERTGIPVRIISGEQEAEYIYFGVKQALPLGKENSLIMDIGGGSVEFIIGNETEVYWKKSYEIGAQRLLDLFHAHDPILEKDIKRLEEYLQEKLFGLSDAIVAYSPKTLIGSSGTFDTLSDIYLIKNNLEKEPGATEYPLPVSEYKSIHADLLTKDRSQRLLIPGMADMRVDMIVVASCLINHILHTYGFSQMRASAFALKEGVLHHIIHSIRKNLNSHSDVKANL; this is translated from the coding sequence ATGGGAACCAATACCTTCCACCTGCTGATCGTACTCACGCAGGAGAAAGGATTTGTGGTCGAACGCCGCGAACGCGTGGCCGTCAAAATAGGAAAAGGCGGCATTAATGAAGGGTTTATCACCAAATCCGCATGGAAAAGAGCCATAGATGCATTGCTGGGATTCAAAGGTATTATTGAAAACAGCAAAGTTGATGAGGTTTTTGCTACGGCAACCAGTGCCATCCGTAACGCCCGCAATGGAAAGGACCTTGCCTCAGAAATAAGCGAACGGACTGGTATACCAGTTCGGATTATCAGTGGTGAACAGGAAGCCGAATATATCTATTTTGGGGTCAAACAAGCACTGCCGCTGGGAAAGGAAAATAGCCTGATTATGGATATTGGAGGGGGTAGCGTAGAGTTTATTATTGGAAATGAAACTGAAGTGTATTGGAAAAAGAGCTATGAAATAGGCGCGCAACGATTATTAGATTTATTTCATGCTCACGACCCTATTCTAGAAAAAGATATTAAAAGACTGGAAGAGTATCTTCAGGAAAAACTCTTCGGCCTATCTGATGCCATAGTCGCCTATTCTCCAAAAACCCTCATAGGATCAAGTGGCACTTTTGATACTTTAAGCGACATCTATTTGATAAAAAATAATCTGGAAAAAGAACCAGGCGCAACCGAATATCCGCTCCCGGTATCAGAGTATAAATCCATTCATGCAGATCTACTGACCAAGGATCGTAGTCAAAGACTACTCATTCCCGGCATGGCTGATATGAGAGTTGACATGATCGTTGTGGCAAGCTGTCTTATCAATCACATATTGCATACCTATGGGTTTAGCCAAATGCGGGCTTCAGCTTTTGCGCTTAAAGAGGGGGTTTTACACCACATTATTCATTCAATCCGTAAGAACCTCAATAGCCATTCTGACGTCAAGGCTAATTTATAG
- the pyrR gene encoding bifunctional pyr operon transcriptional regulator/uracil phosphoribosyltransferase PyrR, which produces MEKRQLFDSSLLRITISRLCHQLIERHDDFSDTVFLGLQPRGIYLAERIKSRLKELTDIDVPLGYLDTTFHRDDFRRRDSPLRANATKVPFIIEDKRVVVIDDVLYTGRSVRAAFDAMGAFGRSRSIELLVLIKRKYSRELPISADYSGRSINTTPKQKVLVQLKEQGFDEDNIWIINKETN; this is translated from the coding sequence ATGGAAAAAAGACAGCTTTTTGACAGTTCACTTTTACGAATTACCATCAGCAGACTCTGTCATCAACTGATAGAAAGGCATGATGATTTTTCGGATACTGTTTTTTTAGGTCTGCAGCCCAGAGGTATATACCTGGCAGAGCGCATTAAATCCCGGTTGAAAGAGTTGACAGATATTGATGTGCCTCTTGGTTACCTAGACACCACATTTCATCGGGATGACTTTAGGAGACGTGACAGCCCGCTTAGGGCTAATGCTACCAAAGTGCCTTTTATTATTGAAGATAAAAGGGTGGTGGTAATAGACGATGTGCTATATACTGGCCGCAGCGTAAGGGCTGCCTTTGATGCAATGGGGGCATTCGGGAGGTCCAGAAGCATCGAGCTTTTGGTGTTGATAAAGAGAAAATACAGCCGGGAATTACCCATTTCAGCTGATTACTCCGGAAGGTCAATTAATACAACTCCAAAACAAAAAGTCCTTGTACAGTTAAAGGAACAGGGATTTGACGAGGATAATATCTGGATCATCAATAAGGAAACTAATTAA
- a CDS encoding ABC transporter substrate-binding protein, with protein MTLATSNSLKEYTDMTGRRVSLSGRPLRIVSVVPSLTELLFHLGLEEEIVGVTKFCVHPATLIERKEKVGGTKRLWIDKIKELQPDFIIANKEENTRSDIDHLAEVCPVWVSDINNLDEALVMIREVGKITFREEEAERLSEDIEKEFSKLMLVGKRRRKALYLIWKNPYMSVGADTFIHDMLNRMGMDNVMSHELRYPELPENKIRQLAPDFIFLSTEPYPFKQQHAEELSKVSPRSKIVGVDGEMFSWYGSRLQYAPAYFRELQELM; from the coding sequence ATGACTTTGGCTACCTCAAATAGCCTGAAAGAATATACAGATATGACCGGGCGCAGGGTTAGCCTTAGTGGTAGGCCTTTGCGCATCGTTTCTGTAGTACCCAGTCTGACAGAGTTGCTTTTCCACCTTGGCTTGGAAGAAGAGATAGTCGGGGTTACAAAGTTTTGTGTCCATCCGGCAACGCTCATTGAGCGAAAGGAGAAAGTTGGTGGCACCAAAAGGCTATGGATTGATAAAATTAAAGAACTTCAGCCTGACTTTATTATTGCTAATAAGGAGGAGAATACCCGGTCGGACATAGATCACCTTGCGGAGGTGTGCCCTGTGTGGGTTAGTGATATCAATAATCTTGATGAGGCTCTAGTAATGATCCGGGAGGTGGGCAAAATCACCTTTCGTGAGGAAGAGGCGGAAAGACTTTCTGAGGATATAGAAAAAGAGTTTTCCAAACTGATGTTGGTGGGAAAACGCCGCAGAAAGGCTCTGTATCTGATATGGAAAAACCCTTACATGTCTGTAGGGGCTGATACATTTATTCATGATATGCTGAACCGTATGGGGATGGATAATGTCATGAGTCATGAGTTGAGATATCCTGAACTTCCGGAAAATAAGATCAGGCAATTGGCTCCTGACTTTATCTTCTTATCTACTGAACCCTATCCGTTCAAGCAACAGCATGCAGAAGAACTTTCTAAGGTCAGTCCCAGAAGTAAAATTGTGGGTGTGGACGGGGAAATGTTTTCGTGGTATGGAAGTAGATTACAATATGCCCCGGCTTACTTTCGCGAATTGCAGGAATTAATGTAG
- a CDS encoding SDR family oxidoreductase translates to MADRVIIVTAASRGMGAEIARKLHAEGYKLALMSRSEDLEVVAKETGALIYFGSTTEKSDIEGLVSITIEKYGRIDGIVCNTGHPPKGELLQLTIDQWQEGFDIALFHLIHLVKVATPYLEKSRGAVVSISAFGAVEPSLDFPVSSVVRAALGAFSKLYADKYGEKGIRINNVLPGFIDTFDVSDERLNLIPLHRAGKKTEIADTVAFLLSDSAGYITGQNIRVDGGLTRSL, encoded by the coding sequence ATGGCTGACCGGGTAATCATTGTCACTGCTGCCAGTCGCGGTATGGGTGCTGAGATTGCCAGAAAGCTCCACGCCGAAGGCTATAAGCTGGCTCTAATGTCACGAAGTGAGGATCTCGAAGTGGTAGCAAAAGAAACGGGAGCCCTGATATACTTTGGTTCCACAACCGAAAAGTCAGATATAGAAGGCCTGGTTTCCATCACTATTGAAAAATACGGTCGTATTGATGGTATTGTATGCAATACCGGACATCCTCCGAAAGGGGAGCTATTGCAGCTCACTATTGATCAATGGCAAGAGGGATTTGACATTGCACTTTTTCATTTGATCCATCTTGTAAAGGTGGCAACTCCTTATCTTGAGAAATCCCGGGGAGCTGTTGTGTCGATTTCTGCTTTTGGTGCTGTGGAACCTAGTCTCGATTTTCCCGTTTCAAGTGTGGTAAGGGCAGCATTAGGTGCTTTTTCTAAACTCTATGCTGATAAGTATGGAGAAAAGGGTATCCGCATAAATAATGTGCTACCTGGTTTTATCGACACATTCGATGTTTCTGATGAACGCCTGAATCTGATACCTTTGCACCGTGCCGGCAAAAAGACGGAGATTGCTGACACTGTAGCTTTTTTATTATCTGATTCGGCTGGCTATATCACCGGACAAAATATCCGGGTAGATGGAGGACTCACACGCTCCCTTTAA
- a CDS encoding M42 family metallopeptidase, whose amino-acid sequence MSDTDNIKFLESYLNNPSPTGFEKSGQQLWLDYLKPFVDDWFADTYGTAVGVINPDHPYKVVIEAHADEISWFVNYISDDGYVYVRRNGGSDHQIAPGKRVNVHTNNGMVKGVFGWPAIHVRDKDKEDKPTLKNIFIDLGCSSKEEVLELGVHVGCVITFEATYMELNDKYFVSRALDNRIGGYMIAEVVRRIHENKDSLPFGLYIVNSVQEEVGLNGARMIAQRIKPNLAIVTDVCHDTHSPMYDKTSQGDQKCGQGPVLTYGPAVHNNVLNMIIDTAENKNIPFQRAAASRSTGTDTDAFAYSNEGVASALVSLPLKYMHTTVEMVHKQDVENVIGLIYEFLVQLPEAHDFGYLK is encoded by the coding sequence ATGTCTGATACTGACAATATAAAATTTCTTGAATCTTACCTTAATAACCCTTCACCTACTGGGTTTGAAAAGTCTGGGCAGCAATTATGGCTGGACTACCTTAAGCCTTTCGTAGATGATTGGTTTGCAGACACGTACGGTACGGCTGTAGGTGTAATCAACCCGGATCATCCTTACAAAGTTGTGATTGAGGCTCATGCTGATGAGATAAGCTGGTTTGTAAATTATATATCTGATGATGGTTATGTTTATGTCCGGCGCAATGGTGGATCAGACCATCAAATAGCCCCCGGCAAGCGGGTTAATGTCCATACGAATAATGGGATGGTAAAAGGAGTATTCGGCTGGCCTGCCATCCACGTCCGGGATAAGGACAAAGAGGACAAACCAACTCTTAAGAATATTTTTATAGATCTTGGATGTAGCTCAAAAGAGGAAGTGCTTGAGCTGGGAGTTCACGTAGGTTGTGTGATAACTTTTGAGGCCACCTACATGGAGTTGAACGATAAGTATTTTGTCTCAAGGGCGCTCGATAACCGTATTGGGGGTTATATGATTGCTGAGGTGGTTAGGCGTATTCATGAGAATAAAGACTCTCTTCCGTTTGGCCTGTATATCGTAAATAGCGTTCAGGAAGAAGTGGGTTTGAATGGGGCACGGATGATTGCTCAGCGGATTAAGCCTAATTTGGCTATAGTCACGGATGTATGCCATGATACTCACTCACCCATGTATGATAAAACTTCGCAAGGGGATCAGAAATGCGGGCAGGGGCCAGTACTTACTTATGGTCCTGCAGTACATAACAATGTGCTGAACATGATCATCGATACCGCAGAGAATAAGAATATTCCTTTTCAGCGTGCAGCTGCCTCCCGTTCGACCGGAACAGACACGGATGCTTTTGCCTATAGCAATGAAGGAGTCGCATCAGCCCTGGTGAGTCTGCCATTGAAGTATATGCACACTACCGTAGAAATGGTGCATAAACAGGACGTGGAAAATGTTATCGGTTTGATATACGAATTCCTGGTTCAACTACCGGAAGCGCATGACTTTGGCTACCTCAAATAG
- a CDS encoding acyl-CoA carboxylase subunit beta: MSKEEKNSRIYTLPTNEEKFKLLETKREEALQGGGPKRVEAQHNKGKLTARERINLLLDEGSFEETGAFVMHRAKDFGLDKEHYLGDGVITGYGTVNGRLIYVYSQDFTVFGGSLSETHAEKIVRIMDLAMKNGAPVIGLNDSGGARIQEGVVSLGGYADIFYRNTLASGVVPQISAIMGPCAGGAVYSPAITDFIMMVENTSYMFVTGPNVVKTVTQENVTSEELGGASTHSTKSGVTHFSCVNELDCIEHIKKLLSYIPQNCEEETSKLPYEPEGDEIREALDSLVPDNPNQPYDMREVIQGIVDRGDFFEVHKNYADNIVVGFARLGGRSIGIVGNQPSSLAGVLDIDASKKAARFVRFCDCFNIPLLVLEDVPGFLPGTDQEWRGIISNGAKLLFAFSEATVPRVTVITRKAYGGAYDVMNSKHIGADLNFAWPTAEIAVMGAKGASEIIFRKEIAAAEDKEAKLQEKVDDYTQKFANPYRAAHRGYVDEVILPRETRKKLIRAFSMLENKADKLPKKKHGNIPL, from the coding sequence ATGTCGAAAGAGGAAAAGAACTCCCGAATATACACTCTGCCTACTAATGAAGAAAAGTTTAAGCTACTGGAGACAAAGCGTGAGGAAGCTTTGCAAGGTGGTGGACCTAAACGAGTCGAGGCACAGCATAATAAAGGAAAGCTCACAGCCCGTGAGCGTATAAATTTGCTCCTGGACGAAGGTTCCTTTGAGGAAACGGGAGCATTTGTGATGCACAGGGCAAAAGACTTTGGCCTGGATAAAGAGCACTATCTTGGTGATGGCGTTATTACCGGCTATGGTACAGTCAATGGCCGCCTTATTTATGTATATAGCCAGGATTTTACAGTTTTTGGAGGATCATTGTCAGAGACCCACGCAGAAAAGATCGTCCGTATTATGGATCTGGCCATGAAAAACGGAGCTCCTGTCATAGGGTTAAATGACTCCGGAGGAGCCCGTATTCAGGAAGGGGTAGTATCGTTGGGAGGATATGCTGATATCTTTTACCGTAATACACTGGCATCGGGTGTAGTGCCACAGATATCTGCTATTATGGGGCCGTGCGCAGGTGGAGCGGTGTACTCTCCTGCTATCACTGATTTTATCATGATGGTAGAGAATACCAGCTATATGTTTGTGACCGGTCCTAATGTGGTAAAAACCGTAACTCAGGAAAACGTAACCTCTGAGGAGCTGGGAGGCGCCAGTACGCATAGTACGAAAAGTGGAGTGACCCATTTCAGTTGTGTTAACGAATTAGACTGTATTGAGCACATCAAAAAACTCTTAAGCTACATACCCCAGAATTGTGAGGAAGAGACCTCAAAACTTCCTTACGAGCCGGAAGGGGATGAGATCAGGGAGGCGTTGGATAGCCTGGTGCCTGACAATCCGAACCAGCCATACGACATGCGGGAGGTAATTCAGGGGATTGTTGATCGGGGCGATTTTTTTGAAGTGCATAAAAATTATGCAGATAATATAGTCGTAGGCTTTGCCCGTCTCGGGGGTAGGAGCATTGGAATAGTAGGTAATCAACCCTCTTCTTTGGCAGGAGTGCTTGATATTGATGCCAGTAAGAAAGCAGCCCGCTTTGTCAGGTTCTGCGATTGCTTTAATATACCCTTATTGGTATTAGAGGATGTACCTGGCTTTTTGCCCGGTACTGACCAGGAATGGCGGGGCATCATTAGTAACGGAGCTAAGTTGCTTTTTGCTTTTAGTGAGGCGACCGTGCCACGGGTGACTGTTATTACCCGTAAGGCGTATGGAGGTGCTTATGATGTGATGAATAGTAAACACATTGGTGCAGATCTGAATTTTGCATGGCCTACTGCAGAAATTGCTGTTATGGGAGCCAAAGGTGCTTCAGAAATTATTTTCCGGAAGGAAATAGCAGCAGCAGAGGATAAAGAGGCCAAGCTGCAGGAAAAGGTAGATGACTACACCCAGAAATTTGCAAACCCTTACCGTGCAGCACATCGCGGATATGTAGATGAGGTGATTTTGCCGCGCGAGACACGTAAAAAACTTATCAGGGCTTTTTCGATGCTGGAAAATAAGGCCGATAAATTGCCTAAGAAGAAGCATGGAAATATTCCACTGTAA